A stretch of DNA from Microbacterium croceum:
ACGCATCGACCTCACGCGGCACGATGCCCCCGTGGCGATCCACGACCTCGACAGCCGCCCGGTGCAGCCAGAGCGCACGCCGCGGGTAGCCGAGGTTGGCCCACTGCTGCACGACTTCGGCCGGCGTGGCCGCGGACATCGCGGTCGGGGTGGGCCAGCGGGCCAGCCACGCCTCCAGATGGGGGATGACGCGCGTGACGGGCGTCTGCTGCAGCATGAACTCGCTGACGAGCACGCCCCAGGCGCCGAACTCCCCGTGGAACTCCGGTCGGCGCCACGGCAGATCGCGTGCGCTGGTCCGGTACCACTCCGCGAGGCGCAGAGCGAGTCCCTGGGAGGGAGCGGGGGCTGTCACTGGCACTCCGACAGCCTACGAGGTGCGCGGCCCGCGACGGTGCGCCGCGTAGGCTGGATGCATGGTTTCGCCCGGCATCCTTCTCGTTGACAAGCCCGCTGGGCTGACCAGTCATGACGTCGTCGCCCGCACCCGTCGGGCCTTCGGAACACGCAAGGTCGGGCACGCAGGCACGCTGGACCCGATGGCGACCGGACTTCTGGTGATCGGCATCGAGGGGGCGACCCGCCTGCTCACCTACGTCGTGGGCGCCGACAAGACCTATCACGCCACGATCCGGCTCGGACAGACGACGGGCACGGATGACGCGGACGGAGACATCACCGCGCAGGCTGCGCCGGAGGCCTGGTCCGCCGTCACGCCGGAGGCCGTCGCTGCAGGCATCGCCGCGCTCACCGGCGACATCTCCCAGGTGCCCAGTGCCGTCTCGGCCATCAAGGTCGACGGACAGCGCGCGTACGACCGCGTTCGCGCCGGTGAGGAAGTGGTGCTCGCTGCGCGAGACGTCGTGGTCTCACGCTTCGACATCGTCGCCGAGAGGGTGGGCGAGGGGACGCGCGACCTCGACGTCATCGTCGATTGCTCGTCCGGAACCTACATCCGCGCGCTCGCCCGCGACCTCGGCGCGGCTCTGGGTGTGGGAGGACACCTCACCGCGCTGCGGCGCACCAGGGTCGGCCCTTTCTCCGTGTCGGATTCCGTGGGCATCGACGCGCTCGAGGGCGCGCCGACGCTCACTGCCGCCGAAGCTGCTGGTCGTATTCTGCAGCCCCTTCCGGTCACTGACGATGAGTCGCGGGACCTCCGCCACGGCAAGCGTCTGGCCGGCCAGGCCGCCCGGATCCACGGCTCACTCGCCGCGGCGATCGACACAGACGGCGTGCTGGTGGGGATCGTCGAGAAGCGCGGGGCGGACCTAAAGAGCGCCATGAACATGCCGCAGGTCGCGTCATGATCCTGTGGCTGACCATCGTCCAGATCATCGTGGCGGTAGCGGCCGGCGCGTTCTGCCTTGTCGCTGGGCTCGCCGGGCGACGACCGAGCGACTTCAGCGTCGGAGCGCTCGCGCTGGTGGAACTGCTGCTCGTGGTGCAGGTGGTCGTGGCGATCGTCGCTCCGCTGACCGGCAATCCGCCGACCGGCGACCTGCTGGAGTTCTGGGTCTATCTGGTCTCTGCGGTGTTGCTGCCCGTGGGCGCCGTGCTGTGGGCGTTGATGGAACGCAGTCGCTGGAGCACGGTGATCCTCGGGGTCGCTGCGCTCGCGATCGGCGTCATGCTGTGGCGCATGCAGGTCATCTGGACCGTCCAGGTCGCGTAGCCGTGCGTCGTCACGGAATCCGCCCGTCCCTGGCGGCTCTAGGATGGAATGCGCTATGAGCCCCACCGCACCCTCCTCCCGGATGACCGGAATCGGTCGCGTCCTGGTGATCGTCTACGCCGTCATGGCGCTCGCCGCGACCGGACGCAGCTTCGTGCAGATCGTCCGCCGGTTCGACGAGGCGCCGCTGGCGTACTCGTTGTCCGCTCTCGCAGCCGTCGTGTACATCCTCGCGACGCTCGCCCTCGTCCTCGCGCGACGCCGCGGGTGGTACACGGTCGCCTGGCTGGCGATCGTGTTCGAACTGACCGGCGTGCTGGTGGTCGGGCTACTCAGCATTCTGCTTCCCGCGCTGTTCCAGCATGAGACGGTGTGGTCGCTGTTCGGCCGGGGGTACCTGTTCATCCCGCTCGTCCTCCCGATCTTCGGTATCTGGTGGTTGCGGACGCATCGACCTGCGGCTGTCGAGCAGCCGCGTGTCGAGGTCTCCGCGTGATCGTCTTCAGAGACCCCGAGGAGATCCCGGCCGATTTCGGCCCGAGCGCGGTGGCGATCGGCAAGTTCGACGGAGTGCACGCCGGCCATCGTGCGGTGATCGCCCGCCTGAACGAGCGCGCGTCCGCCAGCGGTGCACGCGCGATCGCCGTGACCTTCGACCGGAACCCGCTCGCCATCCTCCGACCGGACCTATGCCCCGAGAACGTCGTCACGGTCGACCGCAAGCTGGAGCTGCTCGGCGAACTCGGCCTCGACGCCACGCTCGTGCTCACCTTCGACGAGGAGCTCGCCGCACGCAGCGCCGAGGACTTCGTCGTCGACATCCTGGTGACCGCGTTGCGAGTGTCGACCGTGCTGGTGGGGGAGGACTTCCGGTTCGGGCGGGGCGGCGCGGGGACGCCCGAACTGCTGCGCCAACTCGGCCCGCAGTACGGCTTCGATGTGGAGGTCGTCGACGAGGTGTACCTGCCAGGTTCCCCGCGCCGCGTCTCCTCGACCTGGATCCGCGAGCTGTTGATGGAGGGCGACGTCTCCGGGGCGTCGCGTGTGCTCGGGCGCAACCCGGATGTGCGCGGAGTGGTCGTCCACGGGCTGAAGCGGGGCCGCGAGCTCGGCTTCCCGACCGCGAACCTCTCGCCCATCGTGGATGCCTTCGTGCCGGCGGACGGCGTGTACGCGGGGTGGCTCGTCGATCACGACACCGGCATCCGGCATCCGTCCGCGATCTCGGTCGGGACGAACCCGACGTTCGACGACGTGCTCGTCCGTCAGGTCGAGGCGCATGTGCTCGGGCAGACCGGGCTGGATCTGTACGGGCATGACGTGTCCGTGGAGTTCGTCGAGCGGCTGCGCGGCATGGTGGCATTCGAGGGCATGGAGAAGCTGTCCGAGCAGATGGCGGACGATGTGCGCGTCGCTGCACGCGTGCTCGCCGAAGAGGCGTAGCCGGCTTCCCACGACCGCGCGGACCGATATCCTCGCAGGCAGATCGCGATGGCGTAGACTGGGCGGCGGTTCTCTCTGATCCTCACGTTTCATACGTGCATCGGCGAGAACGAGATCTACTGTTCGTACGGTCCTGGCTCACGCCACACGCGGACATCGAGAACGGCTGCGGCATCCACACGATGCTCAGGCCTTCACGCTCAGGAGGAGCATGCCGACTACGGCAACCGCCGCCACGCGGCGAAAGAAGACGTCTCGTCGTGACGATGAGGCACCGCTGATCCCGATCCTCGCGCGCAAGGTGCGCGAGATCGAGGCGAAGTCCCAACGGGGCAAGCTGGGGCCGACCAACCGCGTCAAGTTCCAGGTGATCGCCTTCCTGGTGCGCGAGGAGCGTGCGCGGGTGAAGTCGGATGCCGAGATCGGCGATCCGGCGCGCGCCGAGCTGCTCAAGCGCCTCGACGGCGTCGCGACGATTCTGGCCAAGACCGCCGCGCGGGACACCTCGCTCATCCAGCTCCTCGAGGCTGACCAGGCCACTTCGCCGGTCGCCAAGCGCATGCGCAGGGACTGGCTGCTCGAGTCCGGCGCGGAACTCGCGCCGGAGGAGCTCATCATCGCCGACGTCGCGCCGGTCCAGGCACCTGTGGTCCCGGCCGCGATCGCCGAACGCCAGGTGACTCCGGCCTCGGTCGAGGCCCGCCAGCTGTCCAACCCGTTCCTCGCGCCCGACCTCACGCCGCGCGCCACCACCACCCCGCGTCGCCGACTCGACGGCTGGGAGCTGATGGGTCCGCTCTACAAGGCGTTCGAGACCGGTGCCGGCGGCGCCGCTGCCAGCATGGAGCTGCCCCCGGCGCCCGAGTACGACCATCTGTCGCCCAAGGGCCTCGAGGTGATGGTGCACCAGTCGCGCTTCCTCGAGTCCGTGCGTGCGGGGCATCGCAGCTTCCTGCTCGCCGACGAGCCGGGACTCGGCAAGACGGCGCAGTCGCTGCTCGCCGCCTCCGTGGCCGGCGCCTACCCGCTGCTGGTCGTCGTCCCCAACGTCGTCAAGATGAACTGGGCGCGCGAGGTCGAGCGGTGGACGCCGCAGCGCCGGGCGACCGTCATCCAGGGCGACGGCGACGACATCGATGCCTTCGCCGATATCTTCATCGTGAACTACGAGATCCTCGACCGTCACCTCTCGTGGCTGTCGTCGATCGGTCTGCGCGGCATGGTCGTGGATGAGGCCCATTTCATCAAGAACCTGTCGTCGCAGCGTTCGCAGAACGTGCTCTCGCTGGCATCCCGTGTGCGTGAGCGCACCCCCGGGGGCAAGCCGCTCCTGCTCGCCCTCACCGGTACCCCGCTCATCAACGACGTCGAGGACTTCGACGCGATCTGGCGGTTCCTCGGCTGGACGACCGGAGAGAAGCCGGGGCCCGAACTCATGGAGAAGCTCGACGCCACCGGATACACCCCGGCGGACAAGGCGTTCTATCCCGAGGCGCGCGACGCCGTGATCTCGATGGGCATCGTCCGGCGCAAGAAGAAGGACGTCGCGGCCGATCTGCCGGACAAGCTCGTCGCCGATCTTCCCGTGCAGCTTGACGACGAGTTCGGCCGCAGCATCCGCCAGGCCGAGCGCGAATTGGGGGAGCGGCTGGCCGCGAAGTACCGCCGCATCATCGAGGCGCGGGGTGACCGTGGTCTGGCCCCTGGCGAGATCGACGAGGACATCGTCCGCATGGTCGCGCACAACGAGCTCGAGGAGTCGAAGGCGTCGGGCACCGGCGGCGACAACGTCTTCACGATGGTGCGTCGCATCGGACAGGCGAAGGCGCAGCTCGCGGCCGACTATGCCGCGCAGCTGCAGCGGTCCGTAGGCAAGGTGGTGTTCTTCGCGAAGCACATCGACGTGATGGACCGGGCGGAGGCACACTTCGCCTCGGTGGGCATCCGTTCGGTGTCCATCCGCGGTGACCAGAGCACCGCTGCGCGCCAGCAGGCGATCGACGACTTCAATGGCGACTCCGAGGTGGGGATCGCGGTGTGCTCCCTGACCGCGGCCGGTGTCGGCCTCAACCTCCAGGCGGCATCCAACGTCGTGCTCGCAGAGCTCTCGTGGACGGCAGCGGAGCAGACGCAGGCGATCGACCGCGTGCACCGGATCGGCCAGGACGAGCCCGTGACCGCGTGGCGCATCATCGCCGCTCACACGATCGACACCAAGATCGCCGAGCTCATCGACCAGAAGCAAGGTCTCGCAGCCCGCGCGCTCGACGGCGAGGCCCTCGACGAGGTCGCCGGCGAGCCCGTGCAGTTGGCGGCTCTCATGCACCTGCTCCGGCAGGCGCTCGGATCCGCCTGAGAGTCTCGTTAAGAATCGACCTTCTTGTCGCCGGTTGCGGCGCCTGAAGGTCGATTCTTGGGAAGATCAGCGATTCGGCGCAGAGGTCGTGTCAAGATCAGCGATTTTCATCCACCTCGAATGGCGCCCGGCCGCGCGCTGGCACTAGTGTCGATCGAAGGCAGCGTCGCCTCTTCCCCCTTTTCCCGAACGTCTGAAGGCAACAGCATGAAGATCGGCATCCTGACGAGCGGCGGCGACTGCCCCGGTCTCAACGCGGTGATCCGCGGCATCGTCCTGAAGGGCACCACGACCTACGACATCGAGTTCGTCGGCATCCGCGACGGCTGGCGCGGCGTGGTCGACGGCGACTTCTTCCCGCTGACCCGTCACGAGGTGAAGGGTCTGTCGAAGGTCGGCGGCACGATCCTCGGGACCAGTCGCACCAACCCCTACGAGGGACCGCGTGGCGGCGCCGAGAACATCGCGAAGACGCTATACGGCCACCGCATCGACGGCATCGTCGCGATCGGCGGAGAAGGCACGCTCGCCGCCGCTGACCGTCTCGCGAAGGACGGCATCAACGTGATCGGCGTGCCCAAGACGATCGACAACGACCTGCACGCGACCGACTACTCCTTCGGCTTCGACACCGCGGTCAACATCGCGACGGACGCGATGGACCGGCTGCGCACCACCGGCGATTCGCACCAGCGCTGCATGGTCGCCGAGGTCATGGGGCGACACGTGGGCTGGATCGCTCTGCACGCCGGCATGGCCGCCGGCGCCCACGTGATCTGCATCCCCGAGGTGCCGATGTCGATCGACGAGATCACCGCACTCGTCAGCAGCGCTCACGACCGTGGCCGTGCACCGCTCGTCGTCGTCTCCGAGGGCTTCACCCTCACGGGGATGGACGAGGCCTACAGCGACAAAGGCCTCGACGCCTTCAACCGTCCGCGCCTGGGCGGCATCAGCGAGATCCTCGCCCCGGAGATCGAGCGGATCACCGGCATCGAGACACGTTCGACGGTGCTCGGACACATCCAGCGCGGCGGATCGCCGTCCGGCTTCGACCGCGTTCTCGCGACCCGCCTGGGACTCCACGCTGCGGATGCGCTCGTCGAGGAGGCCTGGGGGAAGATGGTCTCCCTTCGCGGCACCGAGATCGTGCGCGTCCCCTTCGCCGAAGCCCTGGGTGAGCTGAACACCGTGCCGCGCAGCCGCTACGACGAGGCGGCGGCTCTCTTCGGCTGAGCCTCAGCCTCGCGGAGGTAGGAGAATCCGCGACCGCAGGCAGATCCCGCACGAATCCTCCTACGCCGGTGGGATCACCTACCTCCGGTCCGGTTTCCGTGCCCCTCGGAGGTGTAGCCCCTGCGCCATCGCCATGCGGACAGTGGATTGCACTCCCGCGGGGTCGAACAGCAGCTGCTGGTAGTCGAACCGCAGCACCGTGTAGCCGAGCAGAGTGAGGCGCGCGTCTGCGCTGATATCTCGGCGACGGTCCTTCGCCGTGGAATGATGAGCGAAACCATCGCTCTGGACGACCAGGCGTTCACCGATCACCGCGTCGACAGGGTGCCCGTCGATCCAGATCTGCTGCTTCACTCTGACGCCGATCTCGCGCATGATCCACACGAACCGCGTCTCCAAGCCGGAGTCGGAGAGTGAGGAAGCCACCTCCGCGAGACGGGTGGCACGTTCTGAATGCCAGACGACGCGCTCGAGCTGCCCCGCTGACACCAGGCCGCTGCGCAGCGCCGACTCCCAGATGAGCACCGCCTGCTCGGGTTCCAGGCAGCGCGCCGCGTGGAACAGCACGTTGAGCAACGGTTCCTCGGCGCTGCGAGACGGGACGTCGATCGGCCCTCGTGCCCAATGCACGATCAGTGCGGAGTTCCCGATGCGGGATGCCGTCGCTGGCACCGCGATGTGGGTGCATGCCGTGTCGGGAGTCCAGAGGCCGAGCTCACGCGCCGCAGTGATGCAGCTGACGCGTCCGCCGGCCTACGCCGCCTGACGCCGTTCATCCGAGCACTCGACGTCGACCAACCACGATCGCCGTACGCGGGTGATGGCACCAGAGGCGATCGCCGTCCTGACCGCATGCGCGTCGTAGCCCGCGAGGCGCACCGTGCTGCTGTGAGCGACGCCGTGGTGCTGGCGCATCCATTCGGTGAGGGGGATCATCCGATGAGTGTGCACGGGGCGCTGGCCCCATGGCGGACGGGATGCATGGAGTCTGTGGGTGAGGGGAGATCCTCATTCGGTGTGCAGAAGGAGTGACGGTGCACCGGCGTAGGAGGATGCTCCGGGGGAGGCGGAATCGCCGAGTATCCTCCTACCCCGGAGAGATCGCCTACCCCGGTGCGTGGCGACTCAGTCGGCGAGTCCGAGCGTGTCCAGGAGCCACGCGAGCTCGAAGGCCCGCTCGCGCCAGGAGTTGTAGCGGCCGCTGACGCCGCCGTGACCGGCCACCATCTCGCACTTCAGCAAGACATCCGATGCTCCGGCCTCGCGCAGCCGGGCGACCCACTTCGCGGGCTCGACGTAGAGCACGCGGGTGTCGTTCAGCGAGGTCACCGCGAGGATGCGCGGGTAGTCGACGCCGTCGCGCACGTTCTCGTAGGGGGTGTACGACTTCATGTAGGCGTACACATCCGCATCGTGCAGAGGGTTCCCCCATTCGTCCCACTCGACGACCGTGAGCGGTAGAGAGGGGTCGAGGATGCTGGTGAGTGCATCGACGAACGGCACTCCAGCGAGGATGCCCGCGAACAGCTCGGGGGCCAGGTTCGCCACGGCACCCATGAGGAGTCCTCCTGCACTGCCGCCCTCGGCGACCAGCCGGTCGGGGGAGGTGACGCCGCCGTCGATCAGGTGCCGGGCGCATGCCACGAAGTCGGTGAACGTGTTCTTCTTGTGGAGGAGCTTGCCCTCCTCGTACCACTGACGTCCCATCTCGCCGCCGCCCCGCACGTGCGCCACAGCGAAGATCACTCCCCGGTCGAGGGCGGAGAGGCGCGCGACCGAGAACCCGGGATCGATCGAGTGCTCGTACGAGCCGTACCCGTAGAGGTGCACGGGCCGCGGCGTGTCGCCCGGCGCGCCGAACGAGCGCTTCCAGACCAGTGAGATCGGCACCCGGGTGCCGTCGGACGCGGTCGCCCATGCCCGCTGCTGGCCGTAGTCGCCGGGCTCGTACCCGCCGAGCACGGTGGCACGCTTGCGCAGCAGCAGCTCCCTGGTGGCGAGGTCGAGGTCGTAGACCGTTCCCGGTGTCACGAACGAGGTGTAGCCGAGGCGCAGGTAGGGGGAATGCCACTCCGGGTTCCCGCTGACACCGGCCGAGTAGAGCGGCTCGTCGAACGCGAGCTCGTCGACCGCATGGGAGGAGTAGTCGAGCAGCCCGATCCGCTCGAGACCCTCACTGCGGTACTCGATCGTGGCGAAGTCACGGAACGCA
This window harbors:
- the truB gene encoding tRNA pseudouridine(55) synthase TruB, translating into MVSPGILLVDKPAGLTSHDVVARTRRAFGTRKVGHAGTLDPMATGLLVIGIEGATRLLTYVVGADKTYHATIRLGQTTGTDDADGDITAQAAPEAWSAVTPEAVAAGIAALTGDISQVPSAVSAIKVDGQRAYDRVRAGEEVVLAARDVVVSRFDIVAERVGEGTRDLDVIVDCSSGTYIRALARDLGAALGVGGHLTALRRTRVGPFSVSDSVGIDALEGAPTLTAAEAAGRILQPLPVTDDESRDLRHGKRLAGQAARIHGSLAAAIDTDGVLVGIVEKRGADLKSAMNMPQVAS
- a CDS encoding S9 family peptidase, which codes for MTDAPIAPRRPTARTHHGDTVEDAYEWLREKESPEVIAHLEAENAYTDAQTAHLEGLRERLFQEIKGRVQETDLSVPTRRGDWWYYSRTEEGAQYGIHCRAAASPDDWTPPVLEPGVAVPGEVVLLDGNIEAEGHEFFSLGAFDTSDDSSRLLWSTDFEGDEVYTVHVRDLTTGETLDDEIPGTASAFFTPDGTSILYTTRDDAWRPDTLWLHRIGTPVSDDVSLFHEADEKFWLGAGITRSRRYLVIGVGSSITSEEYLVDLTGDLTAAPQLVWPREEGVEYSVDHAVVSGEDRLFILHNRDALDFELVSVAASAPTGDVQVVVPHVAGRRLLGMDAFRDFATIEYRSEGLERIGLLDYSSHAVDELAFDEPLYSAGVSGNPEWHSPYLRLGYTSFVTPGTVYDLDLATRELLLRKRATVLGGYEPGDYGQQRAWATASDGTRVPISLVWKRSFGAPGDTPRPVHLYGYGSYEHSIDPGFSVARLSALDRGVIFAVAHVRGGGEMGRQWYEEGKLLHKKNTFTDFVACARHLIDGGVTSPDRLVAEGGSAGGLLMGAVANLAPELFAGILAGVPFVDALTSILDPSLPLTVVEWDEWGNPLHDADVYAYMKSYTPYENVRDGVDYPRILAVTSLNDTRVLYVEPAKWVARLREAGASDVLLKCEMVAGHGGVSGRYNSWRERAFELAWLLDTLGLAD
- a CDS encoding DEAD/DEAH box helicase, producing the protein MPTTATAATRRKKTSRRDDEAPLIPILARKVREIEAKSQRGKLGPTNRVKFQVIAFLVREERARVKSDAEIGDPARAELLKRLDGVATILAKTAARDTSLIQLLEADQATSPVAKRMRRDWLLESGAELAPEELIIADVAPVQAPVVPAAIAERQVTPASVEARQLSNPFLAPDLTPRATTTPRRRLDGWELMGPLYKAFETGAGGAAASMELPPAPEYDHLSPKGLEVMVHQSRFLESVRAGHRSFLLADEPGLGKTAQSLLAASVAGAYPLLVVVPNVVKMNWAREVERWTPQRRATVIQGDGDDIDAFADIFIVNYEILDRHLSWLSSIGLRGMVVDEAHFIKNLSSQRSQNVLSLASRVRERTPGGKPLLLALTGTPLINDVEDFDAIWRFLGWTTGEKPGPELMEKLDATGYTPADKAFYPEARDAVISMGIVRRKKKDVAADLPDKLVADLPVQLDDEFGRSIRQAERELGERLAAKYRRIIEARGDRGLAPGEIDEDIVRMVAHNELEESKASGTGGDNVFTMVRRIGQAKAQLAADYAAQLQRSVGKVVFFAKHIDVMDRAEAHFASVGIRSVSIRGDQSTAARQQAIDDFNGDSEVGIAVCSLTAAGVGLNLQAASNVVLAELSWTAAEQTQAIDRVHRIGQDEPVTAWRIIAAHTIDTKIAELIDQKQGLAARALDGEALDEVAGEPVQLAALMHLLRQALGSA
- a CDS encoding bifunctional riboflavin kinase/FAD synthetase, whose protein sequence is MIVFRDPEEIPADFGPSAVAIGKFDGVHAGHRAVIARLNERASASGARAIAVTFDRNPLAILRPDLCPENVVTVDRKLELLGELGLDATLVLTFDEELAARSAEDFVVDILVTALRVSTVLVGEDFRFGRGGAGTPELLRQLGPQYGFDVEVVDEVYLPGSPRRVSSTWIRELLMEGDVSGASRVLGRNPDVRGVVVHGLKRGRELGFPTANLSPIVDAFVPADGVYAGWLVDHDTGIRHPSAISVGTNPTFDDVLVRQVEAHVLGQTGLDLYGHDVSVEFVERLRGMVAFEGMEKLSEQMADDVRVAARVLAEEA
- a CDS encoding endonuclease domain-containing protein; this translates as MPATASRIGNSALIVHWARGPIDVPSRSAEEPLLNVLFHAARCLEPEQAVLIWESALRSGLVSAGQLERVVWHSERATRLAEVASSLSDSGLETRFVWIMREIGVRVKQQIWIDGHPVDAVIGERLVVQSDGFAHHSTAKDRRRDISADARLTLLGYTVLRFDYQQLLFDPAGVQSTVRMAMAQGLHLRGARKPDRR
- a CDS encoding ATP-dependent 6-phosphofructokinase translates to MKIGILTSGGDCPGLNAVIRGIVLKGTTTYDIEFVGIRDGWRGVVDGDFFPLTRHEVKGLSKVGGTILGTSRTNPYEGPRGGAENIAKTLYGHRIDGIVAIGGEGTLAAADRLAKDGINVIGVPKTIDNDLHATDYSFGFDTAVNIATDAMDRLRTTGDSHQRCMVAEVMGRHVGWIALHAGMAAGAHVICIPEVPMSIDEITALVSSAHDRGRAPLVVVSEGFTLTGMDEAYSDKGLDAFNRPRLGGISEILAPEIERITGIETRSTVLGHIQRGGSPSGFDRVLATRLGLHAADALVEEAWGKMVSLRGTEIVRVPFAEALGELNTVPRSRYDEAAALFG
- a CDS encoding type IV toxin-antitoxin system AbiEi family antitoxin domain-containing protein, which gives rise to MIPLTEWMRQHHGVAHSSTVRLAGYDAHAVRTAIASGAITRVRRSWLVDVECSDERRQAA